One Chryseobacterium sp. StRB126 genomic region harbors:
- a CDS encoding DUF4291 domain-containing protein: MKEFEIRADYTRDTIVVYQAYNKAIAKAAIENQKFSAPFSFSRMTWIKPSFLWMMERSNYGQKSNQECTLAIHIKREAWEKVLKLAILTSPEKRVYPNPKIWEEEFENAKVYVQWDPERNIKGNKLEYRSIQVGISRYLIEEFNEDWIVKIEDYSPLVKKILTLTKQGEFNKAKKLLPIEKTYPLSHEIAQRIGS; the protein is encoded by the coding sequence ATGAAAGAATTTGAAATAAGAGCAGATTATACCCGTGATACTATTGTTGTCTATCAGGCTTACAATAAAGCTATTGCAAAAGCAGCTATAGAGAATCAGAAGTTTAGTGCTCCTTTTTCATTCAGTAGGATGACGTGGATTAAACCTTCTTTTCTTTGGATGATGGAACGAAGCAATTACGGACAGAAATCCAATCAGGAATGTACTCTTGCAATACATATTAAGCGGGAAGCTTGGGAAAAAGTCTTGAAACTGGCTATTTTAACCTCTCCTGAAAAAAGAGTCTATCCCAATCCCAAAATTTGGGAAGAAGAATTTGAAAATGCGAAAGTGTATGTACAATGGGATCCTGAAAGAAATATTAAAGGAAACAAATTGGAATATCGTTCCATTCAAGTTGGAATCAGCCGTTATCTGATAGAAGAATTTAATGAAGACTGGATTGTAAAAATAGAAGATTATTCCCCTCTGGTAAAAAAGATTTTAACCCTTACCAAGCAAGGAGAATTTAATAAAGCAAAGAAGCTATTGCCTATAGAAAAAACATATCCGTTATCCCATGAAATTGCTCAGAGGATAGGATCATAA